The Plasmodium relictum strain SGS1 genome assembly, contig: PRELSG_00_v1_175, whole genome shotgun sequence region TTTATTAAGGCAAACCTCAAACTGTACATTAAGGGCaatgaatttattcattgatcattgataaagaaatatattaaccttttttaatataaaattatattactagttaggtaaataaaaatcaacCATGAACTGACgctagttataaaaaaaaaaatacgtaTATATATTGctatattttgtttattttacttttatatatctttgtaatttaaaaaaaaaattttaattttttttttttttatgtaaaatttttttttttatgtaaaatttttgaaagattattaatttttgattaaaatataaaaattaatgtacaaaaagtataatatttatgtagTATTTGAttcttatattttgaaataatattaaatgacTTAAAGTTTAATTTGTGTTATTGTTATAATTTAACTATGTGCATGCTTTTAGTTAAAATTACAtactttgtaaataaaaatacatttatataaataaaaaatatgtcaGTTAAGCAATACACAATaacataatttaaattaaattccatataaaataaatattacaatatatatatatatatataatatattatttttttttttttttttataaaaataatctttcttcataatttacatataaatatttgtttaaaaaaaaaaagaaaatttatatatgcaaataaataagaaatgcatcaataatatattttttatatatattttgttaataacacgtaatgaaaaaaaagtaaattccATATATtcaaattcatttaaaaaaatagtaaaaccAATCTGTATAAATTTAAGAATAAGTCTTCTTGTTCTTGCAAATGTATATATTCAGCTATTATATgctttatttaatttcttgTAACTCAATTTACCAATTATCTTTAAACTAATTCTACTAATTAGAAATAagatttctattttttaatttttccatAGATTCATCTatcaaaaatttaaaatgagAAATAAATACATGCAACTCCCTTTTCTGAATTCCAGAAAATTTGTGTCCACTTTCTTGAATTTCATTATCTATAACAcccttaatatatttttttgtaaatattttatctatatttttttctccttTATCAACACGTTCTTTTATATCAtcatctaatttttttaaacttttacTAAGAATTTCGTTAGAAGCATTTGCTAATTGATAATTATTCCATACtgatttaaatttatctCTGTTCAAATATAATCCTCCTCCTATTAAACCAGCTGCTATAAGAACAGCTGCTACTGTAGCTATAGAAgcaattataattttttttttcttttctcttTTCCTTATAGATGTATCAATTATAttcatttccttttttaaaatttgatCATTCACAGAGCAGAAACATGATGCCAGTAAGTtgatagaaaataaaatattgaatAAATAGAATATCTTTGAAATCTtcattttcaataaaaaaatagcataacttataaaataataacgTATATGTGaactaaaagaaaatatccttactttttaaatatgaattttataaaaaataatttatatttttgaattttttaaataactttttagatactttattattttataaatttaattatattttatttattttaattatttattttcttatttaattgaaattcattttctttttttattttttgcatgcaattttaagaaaaaaaaaagatattatatttttattcaaaaatactttttttattttttg contains the following coding sequences:
- the ETRAMP gene encoding early transcribed membrane protein encodes the protein MKISKIFYLFNILFSINLLASCFCSVNDQILKKEMNIIDTSIRKREKKKKIIIASIATVAAVLIAAGLIGGGLYLNRDKFKSVWNNYQLANASNEILSKSLKKLDDDIKERVDKGEKNIDKIFTKKYIKGVIDNEIQESGHKFSGIQKRELHVFISHFKFLIDESMEKLKNRNLISN